The genomic interval ACGGATTCCACCATCCGCCGGGCCTGGAGAGGGTCCGAGACATCCCCCACGACCGGCCACGCCTCTCCGCCTCCGCTGCGGATCTGATCCACCGTGGCCTGTGCGTACTCCTCCTGGAGGTCGTTCACGGCCACCCGCGCGCCTTCCTCCGCGACAGTCCGCGCGATGCCCGCCCCGCCTCCGCCCATGGCTCCCCCACCAGCGCCCGTGACCAGGGCCACCATCCCGACGAGCCGACCCATGGGCATGCTCCTACACGAACGCGTTCTCCCGGCGCCCCCCACCGGGCACCACGGATACCGCCCCGTCGATGGGGATGGCCGCCCCCGTGATGTACCCCGCCTCCCGGCTCGCCAGGAACACCACCAGGGCCGCCACCTCCTCCGGGGTGCCGGCCCGCAGGGCGGGAACGGTGGCCGCTGCCGCGTTCCGCCGCTCCTCCGCCCAGTCCTCCACCAGCCTCGGCGTGAGGATGAACCCCGGCAGGATGGCGTTCACCGTGATGCCGTGCTGAGCCACCTCGATGGCCAGGTGCCGGGTGAGTCCGTACAGCGCCTCCTTCGTGGCCACGTACGGCACGCCGTGCAGCAGGCTCGTGCGGATGGCGGAGATGTTCGAGACGTTGATGATCCGGCCGAACTTCCGGGGCCGCATGTGCCGCACCGCGGCACGGCTCAGGTAAAACGGGGCATGCACGTTCACCGCGAGGCTCGTCTCCCACTCCTCGTCCGACACCTCATCTGCCCGTCGGCCGCTTGCGTGGTACTCTGCCTTGTTCACGAGAACATCCAGCTGCCCGAACCGCTCGATCACACGTTCCACCAGCGCATCCGCCTGCCGGACATCCGACACGTCCGCGGGGAATGCCTCCGCCTCCAGCCCCGCATCCCGCATCTCCCGGACCGTGGCCTCCGCCCGCTCCGCGGTCTTGTCGTTCACCGCCACCCGGGCTCCCGCCTGGGCCAGGGATCGGGCGATCACCGGTCCGACTCCCCCCTTCGAGCCGCCCCCGGCACCCGTGACCAGGGCCACCATCCCGCTGAGGTCACACAGCCGCGTGGTCTGCATCTTTCCCTCCTGCCTCCTCGTCTAGCCCGCGTCCTTTCCGCTCCGCTGTTTATAGGCCTCGAAGTCCCCCAGTGCGCTTCCGAGCCCCCGATCCAGCGGGATGGCCGCTCCAGAGATGAAGGTCACGTCGCGCCGGGACAAAAAGGCCACGAGCTTCCCGATCTCCTCCTCTGGATCCAGGGGGCCCAATCTCCCTTCCGCCTGCAACCATTCCGGTCTCATCCGCAGGATCCGGGGATTCCGGATGCCGGTGGGCATCAGGGCATTCACCGTGATCCCGAATTGGGCAACCTCGAAGGCCATCTGCCGGGTCAGGCCCAAAAGCCCCGTCTTCGCGGTGGTGTACGTGGAGCCGCTCACGAATCCCGTGCGGACCGCGGCGAGGGAAGCGATGTTTACGATGCGACCAAACCCCTGGGGGATCATGTACCGCAGGGCGGCCCGGCTCATGTAGAAGGGGCCGCTCAGGTCCACCGCCACCTGGCGATGCCAGATCTCATCCGGAAGCCGTTCCACCGCGGGGATGAGGCCACCGATGGCTGCATTGTTGACCAGAATGTCGATGCGGCCGAAGTGGCGGACCACCGCGTCCACCATGCGGTTCGCATCCGCGGGATCCGAGACGTCCCCCACGATGCCCCATGCCTCTCCGCCTCGGGAACGGATCTGGTCCACGGTGGCCTCCGTGAACTCCTCCGTGAGGTCGTTGACGGCCACTTTGGCGCCCTGGTGGGCCAGGTACCGGGAGATGCCAGCCCCCCCTCCGCCGTCCTCTCCCCGGCCAGCTCCCGTCACCAGGGCCACCATCCCGACCAGCCACCGTTCCTCTTCCATCCCCTCCCTCCAGGGTTCAGCTTCGCCTCCGGATCGGGATCGTGACGCTCTGCCAGGCAAAGGTGGGGCAGACGGTGGATACCCCCGCGTTCCGGGCTCCCGCAATCACCAGGGTGATGGCTTCCGGGGTGGGCGCGAACCGCACGAACGCCTCGTCCGGCAGCTGGGGATCCAGGCCTCCCTCCTTCGCGAGCCGCCGCAACTCCCCCGCCCGACGCCCGAAGTGCTCCCACAAAAACGCCCGCACCTGATGCTTGCTCCACCCCGCCTGGGCGATCATCTGCGCGTGCTCCGGCCCCATCACCACGATGGATCCGTGGCCCCGGGGCCAGGGGAAGTACGCCCCCGCGTAGGACATGGAGTCCGCGATGTTGAGGAGGATGTGCTCGGGCTGCTTGGAGTCCCGCTGCTCCACGGGCATGGTTCCTCGGGCCAGGACCACGGTCACCGTGCTCTCCTCCCTGCCGAACCCCCGCTCCACGTGCAGCGGCTCCCAGGGGCTCTCCTCCTCGTTCTCCGCGATGCAGAAACTGTACTTGGCCGGCGTCCCCTGGGTGCTCTGATCGAAGACGTGGGGTCGGATCCCCAGAGCGTTCAGGATCACCAAGCGAATCGCACGCCCCACGGTGGCGTTGGCCCGGTCCCCGGGACTGAAGACGTTGTCCGCACCGTTGAATCCCAGCTCCTGCCGAACCGGCCCGTTGACCACCACCAGCACCGCCTGCCCGCTGGTGCTCTGCAGCAAGCCCCGGCTCCCCGCGGTCCGCTCCAAACCCTCCAGGGCCGCCAAGACCACGGGGAAGTACTCCGGCCGGCATCCCGCCATGACCGCGTTTGCCGCGGCCAACCGCACCGTGCACTTCCGGCCCAGGTGCGGCTGAGCGATGAGCACCTCCTCCGGATCCCGATCCACCTGGGCCAGGAATTCCTCCACGAACTCCTCCGCCGGGGGAACCACGGGTAAGCCGTCCGTCCAGCCCCGCTCGTAGCAGTACTCGATCCCCGCGCGGGCTTCCCGAACCGCCTCCCGGGTGGGCTCCACTTCCTGCCAGGTCCTCATGGTCCCCTCCTCCCCCTCCTGGCCAGTTCCCTCACGGGGCCTGGATTCCCAGCAGCCGCGCCACCTCCGGCAGCGCCTGCTCCGCCCGCGCCCGCACCTCCTCCGGGCCGAGGCTGCTGAGCGGATGCGGGATCACCGCGTAGGGGTAGCCCGGCATCCCCCGGGTCTGGGCCATGGCGTCCGCCGTCCGCAGGAACGCCTCCGTGATCACCACCGCTGCGGGCACTCCCCGCTCCTCGAACAGAATGCCGTCGGCCACACTGGCCGCGCTGCAGGATCCTCAGTCCCCTACTCCCGCGATCACCACGTCGCACCGCGCCAATAGGTCCTCCACCAGTTCCGGCGGGGCGGGAAGGGATGCGTTGGGCTTGCGGCGCAGATGCACCTCCTGCGCCCCGAATCGCGCCTGCAGCAGCTCCCCCAGGGCCCGCAGGAAGGCGTCCGCGTTCCGCTTCCCGTTGTCCACAAGGCCCACCCGGGCTCCCTGCAACGTCCGCCGCGTCCGCGGGGCCAGGGGCTTCGTGGCCTGCGTGACCTCTCCCGTGGGATCCACGAGCACCGGCATGGCTCATCCCTCCTCCGGAATGCGTTTTTCCAACCGCACGCCCCGCAGGGCGGGGTACACGGGCGCGATGCACTGTTGGAGCATGGCCTGCAGCACCTCATCCCCCACCAGGCATTCCAGGCAGGCCTCCGGGGTCGCCTCCAGGACCAGGTCCACCCATCCGTCTTCCGTCACCTGCTGGACCCGGAGCTCGAACCCGTCCGCGGCAAGCCCCACCCGAACCTCGTCGAGCGCCCGGTCAATGCGCTCCAGGACCGTCTGCGCTTCTCCCATGCGTTCAAGCCTCCTTTCCGGCCTCTGCGGCCGCCTCCTGGATTTCGGGAAGGTGCAGTCCGAAAAACCGCGCGGCGTTCAGGAGGAGGATCTTGCGCCGCACCTCCTCCTTGAGGGGCAGGTCGGCGAACTCTTCCAGCCACCGCTGGGGCGTGATCATGGGATAGTCCGATCCGAAGAACACCTTGTCCTGGATCAGGGTGTTCGCATAGTGCACCACGGAAGGGGGAAAGTACTTGGGAGCCCAGCCGGACAGATCCATGTACACGTTGCCCTTGTGCCGGACGATGGCCAGCTGCTCCTCGTGCCAGGGCCACGCGGGGTGCGCCAGGATGATGCGCAGTTCCGGGTAGCGGGCCGCCACCTCGTCCACGTAGATGGGCCGGCCGTAGTCCAGCCGAAGGCCCATGCCGCCCGGTCTCCCCACCCCGATGGCCGTGGTGCCCGTGTGGAAGAGCACCGCCAACCCCTGGTCCACACACGCCTCATAGATCGGAAAGAAGCGGGGATCGTCCGGTCGGAAGGCCTGGGCGATCTGCTGGAACTTCATCCCCCGCAGTCCCAGCTCCGCGCACCGCCGCACCTCCTCCACCGCCCTCTTCCCCTTCCACGGATCCACGCTCCCGAACCCGATGAACACCTCCGGGTACTTCTGGACCCACTGCGCCACCTCCTGGTTGGAGATCCGCAGGCCGCTCTGGGTCTCGTTGTCCACGTCGAAGATCACCGCCATCAGTTCCAGGGAAGCGTACAGTTCCGCGATGGCATCCGGATTGTCCCAGCGGGGGTCCACCCCCGTGGGGAACATAGGTCGCCGGCCCAACCGGACCTTGTCCCCGGTGGCGATGTGCACGTGCACGTCAATCCCGCGTACCATCTCCTTCCTCCCCTACGGCGCACGGAGGGGAATTCCCCGGACCTCCGGGGGGACCGGCATGATCCGCAGGTCCTCCGTGAAGCGGAGAGGGGCTCCCGTGCGCGCCTGCACCTCCTGGGGGCTTACCCCGGGCGCCACCTCCTCCAGAACCAGCTCCTCTCCCTCCACCCGGATTACGGCCAGGTCCGTGTAGATCCGCTTCACGCACCGGGGAGCGGTCAGGGGATAGGTGCACGCTTCCACGATCTTCGGCTCCCCCCGCTCCGTCACGTGCGTCATGGCCACCCACACCCGCTGGGCGCCCACCGCCAGATCCATGGCCCCGCCCACGCCGGGCACCCGTTGTCCCGGAACCTTCCAGTTGGCGAGATCTCCCCTCCGGGAGACCTGCAGGGCTCCCAGGATCGCGTGGGTGAGGTGTCCCCCGCGGATGATGGCGAAGGAGAGGGCGTGGTCGAACAGGCTTGCGCCCGGAAGCAGGGTCACGTAGTCCCCGTTGGCGTTCACCAGATCCGGGTCCTCCTCCCCCGGCACCGCTTTCGGCCCCACCCCCAGGATCCCGTTCTCGCTGTGGATGAGGACGTCCCTTCCCTCCGGGAGGAACTGCAACACCAAGGAGGGGATTCCCACGCCCAGGTTCACGTAGCTGCCGTCCGGAAGATCCTGAGCGATCCGGTATGCCACACCTTCCCGCGTTAGGGCCATGCTGGACCACCTCGCCCACGAGTGGTGCCCTGCGGTCCCCGGCGGGGACCGGTTAGCTGCGGCGCAGGAGCCGGGGATGGCGCTCTGTGGCCACCACCCGATCCACGAAGATCCCGGGGGTCTCGACCTCTTCCGGGGAGAGCGCACCCACCGGCACGATCTCGTCCACCTCCGCGATCACGACCTTCGCGGCCATGGCCATGATGGGGTTGAAGTTCCGCATGGTCCGACGGTATGTGAGATTCCCCCAACGGTCTGCCCGGTGCGCCTTGATGAGAGCGAAGTCCGCGGAGAGGGGAAGCTCGAAGACATAGGGGCGGCCGTTGATCACCCGCACCTCCTTTCCCTCCGCGAGCTCCGTCCCTACCCCGGTGGGCGTGTAGAACCCGCCCAATCCCGCTCCTGCCGCCCGGATTCGCTCCACGAACGTGCCCTGGGGCAGGACCTCCAGCTCGATCTCCCCGCGGAGATACCGGTCCCGAAGGGCCCATGCCCCCGGATGGGTGGGGTAGGAGGTGATGAGCTTCCGCACCGCCCCGTCGAGGATGAGGCCTCCCAGGGCATAGTCCTCCGTGCCGCCTCCGCATTGGATGATCACGAGATCCCGCAGACGCCTGCGCCGGAGGGCCTCCACGAGCTGCGCGGGAAAGCCCGGAGGGCCAAATCCCCCCATCATGATGGTGGCCCCGTCGGGGATGTCCGCAACGGCCTCGTCACACGTCGGGACGCACTTGTCCATCTCCCCCGCTCACCGCGTTATCCAATACGTCCGCGATCGCCCCCGTGTCAAGCGCTTCCTCAGCGGACCTATCCCTGGAGTACGGGCAGCAAGCGCCCGTAGAGCTCCAGACGCCGGCGGCCGGACTCCACGTTCTCGAAGAACACCCGGATCCGATACCGCTCCACCTCCTTCCGCACCCGGGTGGGGCTTCCGGGGGATGCGTCGGATGTGCTGTAGCTCGCTTCCTCCAAGGCCGTCTTGCCCTCGCGGGAGACCAGCCAGAGGGCCGCGCATCGGGCCGCGTTGGGATGGGGAGCGTTCCGGAATACTGTAAGGACAAAGCGGGCGGCGTACGTCGGAGATACAGGGGCCCAACTGATGGGTTCCCTCGCCCTCTCCCTACGTTCGAGGGTGGTCTCGATCCCACTCCACAAGAGATCCTTCTCCCCCTGAAGAAGGAGCTGCAAAGCCAGCGTGGGGCTGGGAGTCAAGGTAACTTTGATTTCGTCCCGCAGCTTCCGAACGAAGTCAAAGGCCCACGCTTCTCCGAGGAGTAGCCCCACGGCTGCCACCCCGTTGGTGAGCGCAGAAATGCTCCCCACCAACCGTCCTCGCCACCTGGGGTTCAGCAGATCCTCCCAACGTTTAGGGATCTCCTCGGTCCGCACCCGCCGTACGTCATATGCGATTGTATGCACGAACGTCCAACCGCTTAGGGCAGCTCCACCGAGTAATCGGGCACCCGGATGGATCCCGAATGCCTGGATCTCTGGATTCGAAAGGGAAGCCAGCAATCCGCGCTCGTATAAGGGCAGAACACCAGGGAGGCTGTAGGCGAATACGTCGTGTTCGTGCCGGCCTGCTTGGGCCTCCACCACGGCCCGGGTGGGTGCGGCCACGTCTAGGACAGTGCGCACCCGAAGCCATGGAAACTTCTCCTTCAGGGCCTTTTCCAGGGGCTCCGCCACCTCCCGCACGTGCGTGAGGATGTGGACCGTCCCCTCTTGCCGGGCTGCCTCACAGATCC from Armatimonadota bacterium carries:
- a CDS encoding SDR family NAD(P)-dependent oxidoreductase — encoded protein: MQTTRLCDLSGMVALVTGAGGGSKGGVGPVIARSLAQAGARVAVNDKTAERAEATVREMRDAGLEAEAFPADVSDVRQADALVERVIERFGQLDVLVNKAEYHASGRRADEVSDEEWETSLAVNVHAPFYLSRAAVRHMRPRKFGRIINVSNISAIRTSLLHGVPYVATKEALYGLTRHLAIEVAQHGITVNAILPGFILTPRLVEDWAEERRNAAAATVPALRAGTPEEVAALVVFLASREAGYITGAAIPIDGAVSVVPGGGRRENAFV
- a CDS encoding 3-oxoacid CoA-transferase subunit A; this translates as MDKCVPTCDEAVADIPDGATIMMGGFGPPGFPAQLVEALRRRRLRDLVIIQCGGGTEDYALGGLILDGAVRKLITSYPTHPGAWALRDRYLRGEIELEVLPQGTFVERIRAAGAGLGGFYTPTGVGTELAEGKEVRVINGRPYVFELPLSADFALIKAHRADRWGNLTYRRTMRNFNPIMAMAAKVVIAEVDEIVPVGALSPEEVETPGIFVDRVVATERHPRLLRRS
- a CDS encoding amidohydrolase family protein, which codes for MVRGIDVHVHIATGDKVRLGRRPMFPTGVDPRWDNPDAIAELYASLELMAVIFDVDNETQSGLRISNQEVAQWVQKYPEVFIGFGSVDPWKGKRAVEEVRRCAELGLRGMKFQQIAQAFRPDDPRFFPIYEACVDQGLAVLFHTGTTAIGVGRPGGMGLRLDYGRPIYVDEVAARYPELRIILAHPAWPWHEEQLAIVRHKGNVYMDLSGWAPKYFPPSVVHYANTLIQDKVFFGSDYPMITPQRWLEEFADLPLKEEVRRKILLLNAARFFGLHLPEIQEAAAEAGKEA
- a CDS encoding SDR family oxidoreductase; translation: MEEERWLVGMVALVTGAGRGEDGGGGAGISRYLAHQGAKVAVNDLTEEFTEATVDQIRSRGGEAWGIVGDVSDPADANRMVDAVVRHFGRIDILVNNAAIGGLIPAVERLPDEIWHRQVAVDLSGPFYMSRAALRYMIPQGFGRIVNIASLAAVRTGFVSGSTYTTAKTGLLGLTRQMAFEVAQFGITVNALMPTGIRNPRILRMRPEWLQAEGRLGPLDPEEEIGKLVAFLSRRDVTFISGAAIPLDRGLGSALGDFEAYKQRSGKDAG
- a CDS encoding ABC transporter substrate-binding protein, with the translated sequence MRRRRWQLLWVSFLLTALLPMDGRAGPSPGERICEAARQEGTVHILTHVREVAEPLEKALKEKFPWLRVRTVLDVAAPTRAVVEAQAGRHEHDVFAYSLPGVLPLYERGLLASLSNPEIQAFGIHPGARLLGGAALSGWTFVHTIAYDVRRVRTEEIPKRWEDLLNPRWRGRLVGSISALTNGVAAVGLLLGEAWAFDFVRKLRDEIKVTLTPSPTLALQLLLQGEKDLLWSGIETTLERRERAREPISWAPVSPTYAARFVLTVFRNAPHPNAARCAALWLVSREGKTALEEASYSTSDASPGSPTRVRKEVERYRIRVFFENVESGRRRLELYGRLLPVLQG
- a CDS encoding 3-oxoacid CoA-transferase subunit B codes for the protein MALTREGVAYRIAQDLPDGSYVNLGVGIPSLVLQFLPEGRDVLIHSENGILGVGPKAVPGEEDPDLVNANGDYVTLLPGASLFDHALSFAIIRGGHLTHAILGALQVSRRGDLANWKVPGQRVPGVGGAMDLAVGAQRVWVAMTHVTERGEPKIVEACTYPLTAPRCVKRIYTDLAVIRVEGEELVLEEVAPGVSPQEVQARTGAPLRFTEDLRIMPVPPEVRGIPLRAP